In Dasypus novemcinctus isolate mDasNov1 chromosome 23, mDasNov1.1.hap2, whole genome shotgun sequence, the following proteins share a genomic window:
- the SEZ6L2 gene encoding seizure 6-like protein 2 isoform X1 has translation MGIPRAQHPPPPKLLFLILLSCPWIQGLPLKEEEALPELGGETPTVASKALAELLHGALLRRSPEEMGYLPGLDLDPTPATPAAGQTLVAPSLPRATEPGTGPLTTAVTPKGVRGAGPTAPELLTPPPGTTVPPLPGPASPGPPLGPEGGEEETTTTIITTTTVTTTVTSPVLCNNNISEAEGYVESPDLGSTASRTLGLLDCTYSIHVYPGYGIEIQVQTLNLSREEELLVLAGGGSLGLAPRLLANSSMLGEGQVLRSPTNRLLLHFQSPRAPRGGGFRIHYQAYLLSCGFPPRPAHGDVSVTDLHPGGTATFHCDSGYQLQGEETLICLNGTRPAWSSEAPSCVASCGGTVHNATLGRIVSPEPGGAAGPNLTCRWVIEAAEGRRLHLHFERVSLDEDNDRLMVRSGGGPLSPVIYDSDMDDVPERGLISDAQSLYVELLSETPANPLLLSLRFEAFEEDRCFAPFLAHGNITTTDPEYRPGALVTFSCLPGYALEPPGPPNAIECVDPTEPHWNDTEPACKAMCGGELSEPAGVVLSPDWPQSYSPGQDCVWGLHVQEEKRILLQVEILNVREGDMLTLFDGDGPSARVLAQLRGPQPRRRLLSSGPDLTLQFQAPPGPPNPGLGQGFVLHFKEVPRNDTCPELPPPEWGWRTASHGDLIRGTVLTYQCEPGYELLGSDILTCQWDLSWSAAPPACQKIMTCADPGEITNGHRTASDAGFPVGSHVQYRCLPGYSLEGAAVLTCYSRDTGTPKWSDRVPKCALKYEPCLNPGVPENGYQTLYKHHYQAGESLRFFCYEGFELIGEVTITCVPGHPSQWTSQPPLCKVAYEELLDNRKLEVTQTTDPSRQLEGGNLALAILLPLGLVIVLGSGVYVYYTKLQGKSLFGFSGSHSYSPITVESDFSNPLYEAGDTREYEVSI, from the exons ATGGGAATCCCCAGGGCCCAGCACCCACCGCCTCCCAAGCTGCTGTTCCTAATTCTGCTGAGCTGTCCCTGGATTCAGG GTCTGCCCCTGAAGGAGGAAGAGGCACTGCCCGAGCTTGGAGGTGAGACCCCCACAGTGGCCTCCAAGGCCCTggctgagctgctccatggggcCCTGCTAAGGAGGAGCCCGGAGGAGATGGGCTACCTGCCAG GATTGGATCTGGACCCCACGCCAGCCACCCCTGCAGCCGGCCAGACTCTTGTAGCACCCTCCCTGCCACGGGCCACTGAGCCAGGGACAGGGCCTTTAACAACAGCCGTGACCCCTAAGGGGGTCAGGGGGGCGGGCCCCACCGCACCCGAGCTGCTGACCCCGCCCCCGGGAACTACGGTcccgcccctgcccggccccgccTCCCCGGGCCCGCCCCTCGGAcccgagggaggggaggaggagaccacgacaaccatcatcaccaccaccaccgtcaccaccaCGGTGACAAGCCCAG TTCTGTGCAACAACAACATCTCTGAGGCCGAAGGGTATGTGGAGTCTCCAGATTTGGGGAGCACCGCCAGCCGCACCTTGGGACTCCTGGACTGCACCTACAGCATCCACGTCTACCCCGGCTACGGCATTGAGATCCAG GTGCAGACGCTGAACCTGTCTCGGGAGGAGGAACTGCTGGTGCTGGCCGGCGGCGGGTCCCTGGGCCTGGCGCCCAGACTGCTGGCCAACTCCTCCATGCTGGGAGAAGGACAGGTCCTTCGCAGCCCGACCAACCGGCTGCTCCTGCACTTCCAGAGCCCGCGGGCCCCGCGGGGCGGCGGCTTCAGGATCCACTATCAGG CCTACCTTCTGAGCTGCGGCTTCCCTCCCCGGCCGGCCCACGGGGATGTGAGCGTGACCGACCTGCACCCTGGGGGAACCGCCACCTTCCACTGCGACTCAGGCTACCAGCTGCAGGGCGAGGAGACCCTCATCTGCCTCAACGGCACCCGGCCAGCCTGGAGCAGTGAAGCGCCCAGCTGCGTGG CATCCTGCGGGGGCACTGTCCACAATGCCACCTTGGGCCGCATCGTGTCCCCTGAGCCTGGGGGAGCTGCAGGGCCCAACCTCACATGCCGCTGGGTCATCGAAGCAGCTGAGGGACGCCGGCTGCACCTGCACTTCGAAAGGGTCTCGCTGGATGAGGACAATGACCG GCTGATGGTGCGCTCAGGGGGTGGCCCCCTCTCCCCTGTGATCTATGACTCTGACATGGACGATGTCCCAGAGCGGGGGCTCATCAGTGACGCCCAGTCACTCTATGTGGAGCTGCTTTCAGAGACACCTGCCAATCCCCTGCTGCTGAGCCTCCGATTCGAAG CATTTGAGGAGGATCGCTGCTTCGCTCCCTTCCTGGCACATGGCAACATCACCACCACGGACCCTGAGTACCGCCCAGGGGCGCTGGTCACCTTCTCGTGCCTCCCAGGATATGCTCTggagccccccggccccccgaatgccattgaatgtgtagatcccACAGAACCCCACTGGAACGACACAGAGCCAGCCTGCAAGG CCATGTGTGGAGGGGAGCTGTCCGAGCCAGCCGGTGTGGTCCTCTCTCCCGACTGGCCCCAGAGCTACAGCCCCGGCCAGGATTGCGTGTGGGGCCTGCACGTCCAGGAGGAGAAGCGCATCTTGCTCCAAGTCGAGAT CCTGAATGTGCGTGAAGGGGACATGCTGACGCTGTTCGACGGGGACGGGCCCAGCGCCCGAGTCCTAGCCCAGCTGCGGGGACCTCAGCCGCGCCGTCGCCTCCTCTCCTCCGGGCCCGACCTCACGCTGCAGTTCCAGGCACCGCCTGGGCCCCCAAACCCCGGCCTGGGCCAGGGCTTCGTGCTGCACTTCAAGG AGGTCCCGAGGAACGACACGTGCCCCGAGCTGCCACCCCCGGAGTGGGGCTGGAGGACGGCGTCCCACGGGGACCTGATCCGGGGCACGGTGCTCACTTACCAGTGCGAGCCCGGCTACGAGCTGCTCGGCTCCGACATTCTCACCTGCCAGTGGGACCTGTCTTGGAGCGCTGCGCCACCTGCCTGCCAAAAGA TCATGACCTGTGCCGACCCCGGTGAGATCACCAATGGGCACCGCACTGCCTCGGACGCCGGCTTCCCCGTGGGCTCCCATGTCCAGTACCGCTGTCTGCCGGGGTACAGCCTGGAGGGGGCGGCCGTCCTCACCTGCTACAGCCGAGACACGGGCACGCCCAAGTGGAGCGACCGGGTCCCCAAGTGTGCCC TGAAGTACGAGCCCTGTCTGAACCCTGGAGTTCCAGAGAATGGCTACCAGACTTTGTACAAGCACCACTACCAGGCGGGCGAGTCCCTGCGCTTCTTCTGCTACGAGGGCTTCGAGCTCATCGGCGAGGTCACCATCACCTGTGTGCCTGGCCACCCCTCGCAGTGGACCAGCCAGCCCCCGCTCTGCAAAG TGGCCTATGAGGAGCTCCTGGACAACCGAAAACTGGAAG TGACGCAGACGACAGACCCGTCCCGGCAGCTGGAGGGCGGGAACCTGGCCTTGGCCATCCTGTTGCCCCTGGGCCTGGTCATTGTCCTCGGCAGCGGCGTTTACGTGTACTACACCAA GCTGCAGGGAAAATCCCTCTTCGGCTTCTCGGGCTCCCATTCCTACAGCCCCATCACTGTGGAGTCAGACTTCAGCAATCCACTGTATGAAGCTGGG GATACACGGGAATATGAAGTTTCCATCTGA
- the SEZ6L2 gene encoding seizure 6-like protein 2 isoform X3: protein MGIPRAQHPPPPKLLFLILLSCPWIQGLPLKEEEALPELGGETPTVASKALAELLHGALLRRSPEEMGYLPGLDLDPTPATPAAGQTLVAPSLPRATEPGTGPLTTAVTPKGVRGAGPTAPELLTPPPGTTVPPLPGPASPGPPLGPEGGEEETTTTIITTTTVTTTVTSPVLCNNNISEAEGYVESPDLGSTASRTLGLLDCTYSIHVYPGYGIEIQVQTLNLSREEELLVLAGGGSLGLAPRLLANSSMLGEGQVLRSPTNRLLLHFQSPRAPRGGGFRIHYQAYLLSCGFPPRPAHGDVSVTDLHPGGTATFHCDSGYQLQGEETLICLNGTRPAWSSEAPSCVASCGGTVHNATLGRIVSPEPGGAAGPNLTCRWVIEAAEGRRLHLHFERVSLDEDNDRLMVRSGGGPLSPVIYDSDMDDVPERGLISDAQSLYVELLSETPANPLLLSLRFEAFEEDRCFAPFLAHGNITTTDPEYRPGALVTFSCLPGYALEPPGPPNAIECVDPTEPHWNDTEPACKAMCGGELSEPAGVVLSPDWPQSYSPGQDCVWGLHVQEEKRILLQVEILNVREGDMLTLFDGDGPSARVLAQLRGPQPRRRLLSSGPDLTLQFQAPPGPPNPGLGQGFVLHFKEVPRNDTCPELPPPEWGWRTASHGDLIRGTVLTYQCEPGYELLGSDILTCQWDLSWSAAPPACQKIMTCADPGEITNGHRTASDAGFPVGSHVQYRCLPGYSLEGAAVLTCYSRDTGTPKWSDRVPKCALKYEPCLNPGVPENGYQTLYKHHYQAGESLRFFCYEGFELIGEVTITCVPGHPSQWTSQPPLCKVTQTTDPSRQLEGGNLALAILLPLGLVIVLGSGVYVYYTKLQGKSLFGFSGSHSYSPITVESDFSNPLYEAGDTREYEVSI, encoded by the exons ATGGGAATCCCCAGGGCCCAGCACCCACCGCCTCCCAAGCTGCTGTTCCTAATTCTGCTGAGCTGTCCCTGGATTCAGG GTCTGCCCCTGAAGGAGGAAGAGGCACTGCCCGAGCTTGGAGGTGAGACCCCCACAGTGGCCTCCAAGGCCCTggctgagctgctccatggggcCCTGCTAAGGAGGAGCCCGGAGGAGATGGGCTACCTGCCAG GATTGGATCTGGACCCCACGCCAGCCACCCCTGCAGCCGGCCAGACTCTTGTAGCACCCTCCCTGCCACGGGCCACTGAGCCAGGGACAGGGCCTTTAACAACAGCCGTGACCCCTAAGGGGGTCAGGGGGGCGGGCCCCACCGCACCCGAGCTGCTGACCCCGCCCCCGGGAACTACGGTcccgcccctgcccggccccgccTCCCCGGGCCCGCCCCTCGGAcccgagggaggggaggaggagaccacgacaaccatcatcaccaccaccaccgtcaccaccaCGGTGACAAGCCCAG TTCTGTGCAACAACAACATCTCTGAGGCCGAAGGGTATGTGGAGTCTCCAGATTTGGGGAGCACCGCCAGCCGCACCTTGGGACTCCTGGACTGCACCTACAGCATCCACGTCTACCCCGGCTACGGCATTGAGATCCAG GTGCAGACGCTGAACCTGTCTCGGGAGGAGGAACTGCTGGTGCTGGCCGGCGGCGGGTCCCTGGGCCTGGCGCCCAGACTGCTGGCCAACTCCTCCATGCTGGGAGAAGGACAGGTCCTTCGCAGCCCGACCAACCGGCTGCTCCTGCACTTCCAGAGCCCGCGGGCCCCGCGGGGCGGCGGCTTCAGGATCCACTATCAGG CCTACCTTCTGAGCTGCGGCTTCCCTCCCCGGCCGGCCCACGGGGATGTGAGCGTGACCGACCTGCACCCTGGGGGAACCGCCACCTTCCACTGCGACTCAGGCTACCAGCTGCAGGGCGAGGAGACCCTCATCTGCCTCAACGGCACCCGGCCAGCCTGGAGCAGTGAAGCGCCCAGCTGCGTGG CATCCTGCGGGGGCACTGTCCACAATGCCACCTTGGGCCGCATCGTGTCCCCTGAGCCTGGGGGAGCTGCAGGGCCCAACCTCACATGCCGCTGGGTCATCGAAGCAGCTGAGGGACGCCGGCTGCACCTGCACTTCGAAAGGGTCTCGCTGGATGAGGACAATGACCG GCTGATGGTGCGCTCAGGGGGTGGCCCCCTCTCCCCTGTGATCTATGACTCTGACATGGACGATGTCCCAGAGCGGGGGCTCATCAGTGACGCCCAGTCACTCTATGTGGAGCTGCTTTCAGAGACACCTGCCAATCCCCTGCTGCTGAGCCTCCGATTCGAAG CATTTGAGGAGGATCGCTGCTTCGCTCCCTTCCTGGCACATGGCAACATCACCACCACGGACCCTGAGTACCGCCCAGGGGCGCTGGTCACCTTCTCGTGCCTCCCAGGATATGCTCTggagccccccggccccccgaatgccattgaatgtgtagatcccACAGAACCCCACTGGAACGACACAGAGCCAGCCTGCAAGG CCATGTGTGGAGGGGAGCTGTCCGAGCCAGCCGGTGTGGTCCTCTCTCCCGACTGGCCCCAGAGCTACAGCCCCGGCCAGGATTGCGTGTGGGGCCTGCACGTCCAGGAGGAGAAGCGCATCTTGCTCCAAGTCGAGAT CCTGAATGTGCGTGAAGGGGACATGCTGACGCTGTTCGACGGGGACGGGCCCAGCGCCCGAGTCCTAGCCCAGCTGCGGGGACCTCAGCCGCGCCGTCGCCTCCTCTCCTCCGGGCCCGACCTCACGCTGCAGTTCCAGGCACCGCCTGGGCCCCCAAACCCCGGCCTGGGCCAGGGCTTCGTGCTGCACTTCAAGG AGGTCCCGAGGAACGACACGTGCCCCGAGCTGCCACCCCCGGAGTGGGGCTGGAGGACGGCGTCCCACGGGGACCTGATCCGGGGCACGGTGCTCACTTACCAGTGCGAGCCCGGCTACGAGCTGCTCGGCTCCGACATTCTCACCTGCCAGTGGGACCTGTCTTGGAGCGCTGCGCCACCTGCCTGCCAAAAGA TCATGACCTGTGCCGACCCCGGTGAGATCACCAATGGGCACCGCACTGCCTCGGACGCCGGCTTCCCCGTGGGCTCCCATGTCCAGTACCGCTGTCTGCCGGGGTACAGCCTGGAGGGGGCGGCCGTCCTCACCTGCTACAGCCGAGACACGGGCACGCCCAAGTGGAGCGACCGGGTCCCCAAGTGTGCCC TGAAGTACGAGCCCTGTCTGAACCCTGGAGTTCCAGAGAATGGCTACCAGACTTTGTACAAGCACCACTACCAGGCGGGCGAGTCCCTGCGCTTCTTCTGCTACGAGGGCTTCGAGCTCATCGGCGAGGTCACCATCACCTGTGTGCCTGGCCACCCCTCGCAGTGGACCAGCCAGCCCCCGCTCTGCAAAG TGACGCAGACGACAGACCCGTCCCGGCAGCTGGAGGGCGGGAACCTGGCCTTGGCCATCCTGTTGCCCCTGGGCCTGGTCATTGTCCTCGGCAGCGGCGTTTACGTGTACTACACCAA GCTGCAGGGAAAATCCCTCTTCGGCTTCTCGGGCTCCCATTCCTACAGCCCCATCACTGTGGAGTCAGACTTCAGCAATCCACTGTATGAAGCTGGG GATACACGGGAATATGAAGTTTCCATCTGA
- the SEZ6L2 gene encoding seizure 6-like protein 2 isoform X2, producing the protein MGIPRAQHPPPPKLLFLILLSCPWIQGLPLKEEEALPELGGETPTVASKALAELLHGALLRRSPEEMGYLPGLDLDPTPATPAAGQTLVAPSLPRATEPGTGPLTTAVTPKGVRGAGPTAPELLTPPPGTTVPPLPGPASPGPPLGPEGGEEETTTTIITTTTVTTTVTSPVLCNNNISEAEGYVESPDLGSTASRTLGLLDCTYSIHVYPGYGIEIQVQTLNLSREEELLVLAGGGSLGLAPRLLANSSMLGEGQVLRSPTNRLLLHFQSPRAPRGGGFRIHYQAYLLSCGFPPRPAHGDVSVTDLHPGGTATFHCDSGYQLQGEETLICLNGTRPAWSSEAPSCVASCGGTVHNATLGRIVSPEPGGAAGPNLTCRWVIEAAEGRRLHLHFERVSLDEDNDRLMVRSGGGPLSPVIYDSDMDDVPERGLISDAQSLYVELLSETPANPLLLSLRFEAFEEDRCFAPFLAHGNITTTDPEYRPGALVTFSCLPGYALEPPGPPNAIECVDPTEPHWNDTEPACKAMCGGELSEPAGVVLSPDWPQSYSPGQDCVWGLHVQEEKRILLQVEILNVREGDMLTLFDGDGPSARVLAQLRGPQPRRRLLSSGPDLTLQFQAPPGPPNPGLGQGFVLHFKEVPRNDTCPELPPPEWGWRTASHGDLIRGTVLTYQCEPGYELLGSDILTCQWDLSWSAAPPACQKIMTCADPGEITNGHRTASDAGFPVGSHVQYRCLPGYSLEGAAVLTCYSRDTGTPKWSDRVPKCALKYEPCLNPGVPENGYQTLYKHHYQAGESLRFFCYEGFELIGEVTITCVPGHPSQWTSQPPLCKVAYEELLDNRKLEVTQTTDPSRQLEGGNLALAILLPLGLVIVLGSGVYVYYTKSSVFSLSQAAGKIPLRLLGLPFLQPHHCGVRLQQSTV; encoded by the exons ATGGGAATCCCCAGGGCCCAGCACCCACCGCCTCCCAAGCTGCTGTTCCTAATTCTGCTGAGCTGTCCCTGGATTCAGG GTCTGCCCCTGAAGGAGGAAGAGGCACTGCCCGAGCTTGGAGGTGAGACCCCCACAGTGGCCTCCAAGGCCCTggctgagctgctccatggggcCCTGCTAAGGAGGAGCCCGGAGGAGATGGGCTACCTGCCAG GATTGGATCTGGACCCCACGCCAGCCACCCCTGCAGCCGGCCAGACTCTTGTAGCACCCTCCCTGCCACGGGCCACTGAGCCAGGGACAGGGCCTTTAACAACAGCCGTGACCCCTAAGGGGGTCAGGGGGGCGGGCCCCACCGCACCCGAGCTGCTGACCCCGCCCCCGGGAACTACGGTcccgcccctgcccggccccgccTCCCCGGGCCCGCCCCTCGGAcccgagggaggggaggaggagaccacgacaaccatcatcaccaccaccaccgtcaccaccaCGGTGACAAGCCCAG TTCTGTGCAACAACAACATCTCTGAGGCCGAAGGGTATGTGGAGTCTCCAGATTTGGGGAGCACCGCCAGCCGCACCTTGGGACTCCTGGACTGCACCTACAGCATCCACGTCTACCCCGGCTACGGCATTGAGATCCAG GTGCAGACGCTGAACCTGTCTCGGGAGGAGGAACTGCTGGTGCTGGCCGGCGGCGGGTCCCTGGGCCTGGCGCCCAGACTGCTGGCCAACTCCTCCATGCTGGGAGAAGGACAGGTCCTTCGCAGCCCGACCAACCGGCTGCTCCTGCACTTCCAGAGCCCGCGGGCCCCGCGGGGCGGCGGCTTCAGGATCCACTATCAGG CCTACCTTCTGAGCTGCGGCTTCCCTCCCCGGCCGGCCCACGGGGATGTGAGCGTGACCGACCTGCACCCTGGGGGAACCGCCACCTTCCACTGCGACTCAGGCTACCAGCTGCAGGGCGAGGAGACCCTCATCTGCCTCAACGGCACCCGGCCAGCCTGGAGCAGTGAAGCGCCCAGCTGCGTGG CATCCTGCGGGGGCACTGTCCACAATGCCACCTTGGGCCGCATCGTGTCCCCTGAGCCTGGGGGAGCTGCAGGGCCCAACCTCACATGCCGCTGGGTCATCGAAGCAGCTGAGGGACGCCGGCTGCACCTGCACTTCGAAAGGGTCTCGCTGGATGAGGACAATGACCG GCTGATGGTGCGCTCAGGGGGTGGCCCCCTCTCCCCTGTGATCTATGACTCTGACATGGACGATGTCCCAGAGCGGGGGCTCATCAGTGACGCCCAGTCACTCTATGTGGAGCTGCTTTCAGAGACACCTGCCAATCCCCTGCTGCTGAGCCTCCGATTCGAAG CATTTGAGGAGGATCGCTGCTTCGCTCCCTTCCTGGCACATGGCAACATCACCACCACGGACCCTGAGTACCGCCCAGGGGCGCTGGTCACCTTCTCGTGCCTCCCAGGATATGCTCTggagccccccggccccccgaatgccattgaatgtgtagatcccACAGAACCCCACTGGAACGACACAGAGCCAGCCTGCAAGG CCATGTGTGGAGGGGAGCTGTCCGAGCCAGCCGGTGTGGTCCTCTCTCCCGACTGGCCCCAGAGCTACAGCCCCGGCCAGGATTGCGTGTGGGGCCTGCACGTCCAGGAGGAGAAGCGCATCTTGCTCCAAGTCGAGAT CCTGAATGTGCGTGAAGGGGACATGCTGACGCTGTTCGACGGGGACGGGCCCAGCGCCCGAGTCCTAGCCCAGCTGCGGGGACCTCAGCCGCGCCGTCGCCTCCTCTCCTCCGGGCCCGACCTCACGCTGCAGTTCCAGGCACCGCCTGGGCCCCCAAACCCCGGCCTGGGCCAGGGCTTCGTGCTGCACTTCAAGG AGGTCCCGAGGAACGACACGTGCCCCGAGCTGCCACCCCCGGAGTGGGGCTGGAGGACGGCGTCCCACGGGGACCTGATCCGGGGCACGGTGCTCACTTACCAGTGCGAGCCCGGCTACGAGCTGCTCGGCTCCGACATTCTCACCTGCCAGTGGGACCTGTCTTGGAGCGCTGCGCCACCTGCCTGCCAAAAGA TCATGACCTGTGCCGACCCCGGTGAGATCACCAATGGGCACCGCACTGCCTCGGACGCCGGCTTCCCCGTGGGCTCCCATGTCCAGTACCGCTGTCTGCCGGGGTACAGCCTGGAGGGGGCGGCCGTCCTCACCTGCTACAGCCGAGACACGGGCACGCCCAAGTGGAGCGACCGGGTCCCCAAGTGTGCCC TGAAGTACGAGCCCTGTCTGAACCCTGGAGTTCCAGAGAATGGCTACCAGACTTTGTACAAGCACCACTACCAGGCGGGCGAGTCCCTGCGCTTCTTCTGCTACGAGGGCTTCGAGCTCATCGGCGAGGTCACCATCACCTGTGTGCCTGGCCACCCCTCGCAGTGGACCAGCCAGCCCCCGCTCTGCAAAG TGGCCTATGAGGAGCTCCTGGACAACCGAAAACTGGAAG TGACGCAGACGACAGACCCGTCCCGGCAGCTGGAGGGCGGGAACCTGGCCTTGGCCATCCTGTTGCCCCTGGGCCTGGTCATTGTCCTCGGCAGCGGCGTTTACGTGTACTACACCAA GTCCTCTGTCTTCTCCCTTTCCCAGGCTGCAGGGAAAATCCCTCTTCGGCTTCTCGGGCTCCCATTCCTACAGCCCCATCACTGTGGAGTCAGACTTCAGCAATCCACTGTATGA
- the SEZ6L2 gene encoding seizure 6-like protein 2 isoform X4, with product MGIPRAQHPPPPKLLFLILLSCPWIQGLPLKEEEALPELGGETPTVASKALAELLHGALLRRSPEEMGYLPGLDLDPTPATPAAGQTLVAPSLPRATEPGTGPLTTAVTPKGVRGAGPTAPELLTPPPGTTVPPLPGPASPGPPLGPEGGEEETTTTIITTTTVTTTVTSPVLCNNNISEAEGYVESPDLGSTASRTLGLLDCTYSIHVYPGYGIEIQVQTLNLSREEELLVLAGGGSLGLAPRLLANSSMLGEGQVLRSPTNRLLLHFQSPRAPRGGGFRIHYQAYLLSCGFPPRPAHGDVSVTDLHPGGTATFHCDSGYQLQGEETLICLNGTRPAWSSEAPSCVASCGGTVHNATLGRIVSPEPGGAAGPNLTCRWVIEAAEGRRLHLHFERVSLDEDNDRLMVRSGGGPLSPVIYDSDMDDVPERGLISDAQSLYVELLSETPANPLLLSLRFEAFEEDRCFAPFLAHGNITTTDPEYRPGALVTFSCLPGYALEPPGPPNAIECVDPTEPHWNDTEPACKAMCGGELSEPAGVVLSPDWPQSYSPGQDCVWGLHVQEEKRILLQVEILNVREGDMLTLFDGDGPSARVLAQLRGPQPRRRLLSSGPDLTLQFQAPPGPPNPGLGQGFVLHFKEVPRNDTCPELPPPEWGWRTASHGDLIRGTVLTYQCEPGYELLGSDILTCQWDLSWSAAPPACQKIMTCADPGEITNGHRTASDAGFPVGSHVQYRCLPGYSLEGAAVLTCYSRDTGTPKWSDRVPKCALKYEPCLNPGVPENGYQTLYKHHYQAGESLRFFCYEGFELIGEVTITCVPGHPSQWTSQPPLCKVTQTTDPSRQLEGGNLALAILLPLGLVIVLGSGVYVYYTKSSVFSLSQAAGKIPLRLLGLPFLQPHHCGVRLQQSTV from the exons ATGGGAATCCCCAGGGCCCAGCACCCACCGCCTCCCAAGCTGCTGTTCCTAATTCTGCTGAGCTGTCCCTGGATTCAGG GTCTGCCCCTGAAGGAGGAAGAGGCACTGCCCGAGCTTGGAGGTGAGACCCCCACAGTGGCCTCCAAGGCCCTggctgagctgctccatggggcCCTGCTAAGGAGGAGCCCGGAGGAGATGGGCTACCTGCCAG GATTGGATCTGGACCCCACGCCAGCCACCCCTGCAGCCGGCCAGACTCTTGTAGCACCCTCCCTGCCACGGGCCACTGAGCCAGGGACAGGGCCTTTAACAACAGCCGTGACCCCTAAGGGGGTCAGGGGGGCGGGCCCCACCGCACCCGAGCTGCTGACCCCGCCCCCGGGAACTACGGTcccgcccctgcccggccccgccTCCCCGGGCCCGCCCCTCGGAcccgagggaggggaggaggagaccacgacaaccatcatcaccaccaccaccgtcaccaccaCGGTGACAAGCCCAG TTCTGTGCAACAACAACATCTCTGAGGCCGAAGGGTATGTGGAGTCTCCAGATTTGGGGAGCACCGCCAGCCGCACCTTGGGACTCCTGGACTGCACCTACAGCATCCACGTCTACCCCGGCTACGGCATTGAGATCCAG GTGCAGACGCTGAACCTGTCTCGGGAGGAGGAACTGCTGGTGCTGGCCGGCGGCGGGTCCCTGGGCCTGGCGCCCAGACTGCTGGCCAACTCCTCCATGCTGGGAGAAGGACAGGTCCTTCGCAGCCCGACCAACCGGCTGCTCCTGCACTTCCAGAGCCCGCGGGCCCCGCGGGGCGGCGGCTTCAGGATCCACTATCAGG CCTACCTTCTGAGCTGCGGCTTCCCTCCCCGGCCGGCCCACGGGGATGTGAGCGTGACCGACCTGCACCCTGGGGGAACCGCCACCTTCCACTGCGACTCAGGCTACCAGCTGCAGGGCGAGGAGACCCTCATCTGCCTCAACGGCACCCGGCCAGCCTGGAGCAGTGAAGCGCCCAGCTGCGTGG CATCCTGCGGGGGCACTGTCCACAATGCCACCTTGGGCCGCATCGTGTCCCCTGAGCCTGGGGGAGCTGCAGGGCCCAACCTCACATGCCGCTGGGTCATCGAAGCAGCTGAGGGACGCCGGCTGCACCTGCACTTCGAAAGGGTCTCGCTGGATGAGGACAATGACCG GCTGATGGTGCGCTCAGGGGGTGGCCCCCTCTCCCCTGTGATCTATGACTCTGACATGGACGATGTCCCAGAGCGGGGGCTCATCAGTGACGCCCAGTCACTCTATGTGGAGCTGCTTTCAGAGACACCTGCCAATCCCCTGCTGCTGAGCCTCCGATTCGAAG CATTTGAGGAGGATCGCTGCTTCGCTCCCTTCCTGGCACATGGCAACATCACCACCACGGACCCTGAGTACCGCCCAGGGGCGCTGGTCACCTTCTCGTGCCTCCCAGGATATGCTCTggagccccccggccccccgaatgccattgaatgtgtagatcccACAGAACCCCACTGGAACGACACAGAGCCAGCCTGCAAGG CCATGTGTGGAGGGGAGCTGTCCGAGCCAGCCGGTGTGGTCCTCTCTCCCGACTGGCCCCAGAGCTACAGCCCCGGCCAGGATTGCGTGTGGGGCCTGCACGTCCAGGAGGAGAAGCGCATCTTGCTCCAAGTCGAGAT CCTGAATGTGCGTGAAGGGGACATGCTGACGCTGTTCGACGGGGACGGGCCCAGCGCCCGAGTCCTAGCCCAGCTGCGGGGACCTCAGCCGCGCCGTCGCCTCCTCTCCTCCGGGCCCGACCTCACGCTGCAGTTCCAGGCACCGCCTGGGCCCCCAAACCCCGGCCTGGGCCAGGGCTTCGTGCTGCACTTCAAGG AGGTCCCGAGGAACGACACGTGCCCCGAGCTGCCACCCCCGGAGTGGGGCTGGAGGACGGCGTCCCACGGGGACCTGATCCGGGGCACGGTGCTCACTTACCAGTGCGAGCCCGGCTACGAGCTGCTCGGCTCCGACATTCTCACCTGCCAGTGGGACCTGTCTTGGAGCGCTGCGCCACCTGCCTGCCAAAAGA TCATGACCTGTGCCGACCCCGGTGAGATCACCAATGGGCACCGCACTGCCTCGGACGCCGGCTTCCCCGTGGGCTCCCATGTCCAGTACCGCTGTCTGCCGGGGTACAGCCTGGAGGGGGCGGCCGTCCTCACCTGCTACAGCCGAGACACGGGCACGCCCAAGTGGAGCGACCGGGTCCCCAAGTGTGCCC TGAAGTACGAGCCCTGTCTGAACCCTGGAGTTCCAGAGAATGGCTACCAGACTTTGTACAAGCACCACTACCAGGCGGGCGAGTCCCTGCGCTTCTTCTGCTACGAGGGCTTCGAGCTCATCGGCGAGGTCACCATCACCTGTGTGCCTGGCCACCCCTCGCAGTGGACCAGCCAGCCCCCGCTCTGCAAAG TGACGCAGACGACAGACCCGTCCCGGCAGCTGGAGGGCGGGAACCTGGCCTTGGCCATCCTGTTGCCCCTGGGCCTGGTCATTGTCCTCGGCAGCGGCGTTTACGTGTACTACACCAA GTCCTCTGTCTTCTCCCTTTCCCAGGCTGCAGGGAAAATCCCTCTTCGGCTTCTCGGGCTCCCATTCCTACAGCCCCATCACTGTGGAGTCAGACTTCAGCAATCCACTGTATGA